Within Ipomoea triloba cultivar NCNSP0323 chromosome 9, ASM357664v1, the genomic segment TGTTGATTTACCTTTTTTCGGGACCCCTCCAATGGGATTGTTAGTCTGGGATTACATCTGCAATCCCAACTCCCAAGCTTTCGGTGGACTTGGTGGGAATAGATGAATCCCCTTATACCCTTAGTCCCCCTAATCAAACAACCTCTAAGTTGTTTTTCCTGCAAGAAAAATCTGAAGCATTGcttgtattcacaaattctaGATATTTACCACAAAGAAGTTCATAGCAGTTTAGACTGTCTTCATATTATGTATATGGTGTCATCTTTGAGGAATTTTGTATTTTGGGTGGAAGTCTTTATCGAAAGGTGCTTTGAAcaagcattatatttatttaaaaggtTAATTGAATTCCTTATGCTCTTAATTTTAACTAGTTCAATACAGATAATCAAGTGTGTTGGATTTTTTTCCCACTCTCTTTGTTACTCATAACACATAAATGGCTCCCTCCTTGAAAAGGTGAGATTGTAATGATGGAATTTCATGTTAATTAGAATTAGTAACACTTTGGAGTCTCAACCACTTCAATTTGGTATCCAAatatatgattaatttttttttcttgcttatAATAGCAATTGCAGGATGCTAGTTGTCTCATCCACAAATTCTAGAACTTTAGATATGTGAAAGGAAGCTTTTATCTTTCTAATTCTTTTATGCATTCAATTAACATTTTGGCTACAGGAACATCATTTTTCTTTGCTTCAACGTGAGACAGAAAAGCTTCAGAATGACATTGAGAAAATGCGTAGTGAACTAAGGTGCATGTTTTGGCTGCTCTGCTTATGACTTATTGCCCATAGCATTCAGAATAATATGTTTGTTTATGGTTGATGCATATGACTCATTATCCGTTCATATTCTAGGTACGAGATTGACAAGCTTACTGCTGGTCAGCGTTTAGATTTAAATCTTGAAAGAGGGTATGGAACTTACTAAATTATGAGCCTGGTGCCTATTGTCTTCTAGTTAATAGCAATTACTCATTGGGTTGCTATGATTGCAGCCGCACTCGTGATGAGCTTGCAAATCAAAATGCGGAAACTACCAATCTTAATAACAAGCTTGACCGGGTAAGCTCCATTTTCGGCTTTGGTTATAGGCCTTAATAATTTTGTTGTTCTTAACTATATGATTCCATAAACAGGAAATTCATTCATTGAGGGCCCAACTTGAAGCTGCAAAATATGAAGTGATCAAATATTGTATAGGTACACTTGTTTCCATTTCTGCCGTTGGTCTTGCTATTGTTCGCTTATATTTGTAATCTAAAAGTAGAGATTTGATATTGACTAACATTTAATTCCTTTGGGGTCTTTGATTAGTCGCGGAACATTCTTTTGAACCAAATATAACTTGCAATGTAGCATTACATTTGAATTTTAAACTTGAAAGATGTGCAGTTAGATGACAGGTATTTTTCATTCACTATTTTAAGAACTAATAATCTACACATGATTTTGAAATATCTGTATTGCTCAAATATTTGTGAACTATAATATTTCAGGAAtctgaattttcttttttctttttccgttTTGTTGAAAGAAGTATAACATgccaaataccttgtggtcGAGCGGCATGACTATGACTTttccaaatgggaggtcatagGTTTAAACCCCAGTAagggtattgactctttatgcttcattaGGCCATAAAATTGGTACAACCCATGTTTACCAGATGAGATGACAGtgttttaattaaaactaaaacatGACTCAAAAGAGATACAAAGACCCACACTTGTGGAGGGAGAGAACCATATTCTCTCTCGCTCTCCAATGAAATATATCTTCTTGTGATTCCTTCCCACATGACATGCCTATGCCCTCAATGCTCTGTTACTCACCACCCACCCCTGTATCCCGTTGGAATGACTCATGGGTCATTCATATCATTGGTATATCTCTCTGTCATGGCCCATAGCGTTTACTATACTGCTTTTGGCACAAGTGGATGGACTGAGTCAGCAGCCATTGAAAGTGGTCATTACCTGTTTCTTCTTATCAGATATTTCTAAACCCACCACCACTGccatacaccactcaattcctCAAAGCCACAATTTCATGACGTTAAAACACCCCCACACTTCGCCCAATGAATCTTCGGCTAGTAAAGAATGATACCTCTTCTGATACGACCTTACAGTTACATTAACGGTCTACTTATCCTATTCAATAAACATTTTAGAGTTACATTAACAGTATACTTATCCTATTCAATAAACATTTTAGAGTTACATTAACAGTTTACTTATTTGTTATTCcgtatttcaaaatatattaggtTAATTTGCCTAGTGTTTCAACGGTTTATCAGAAACAACCAAACCTTTAAGAATTATTCAACCTATAATAATCAAGAGTAAAGAATAAGGTatagtaaatataatataataataaatataggggcaacaacaatttaaattttactacATAACGTAACTCCGTTACACTAAGCTGCGACTAAATTACAACCAAACTAAAAACTATAGTCTATAGTGCACTAAAATTCATAACCTCCCTAAACTCCGTCAAAAGTCTATCACTGCCGTTACCATTTGCTATTGCACATGTGACGCACCACCTAGCTACACCTACCAAACAATACCGGTCCGCCTTGGCGTCTATTGAAAATTCTCCACAAGCGCCGGGGTTATCGAGCCGGCGTCGATAACCTCGGTATCCTCCTTCTTCCGCCGCATCTCCAAAACTTTCCGGTGACTATTCGAGTGCATCTCTAGAGAGAAAGTGGGGCTGCATGCCGGTCTATACTCCGGGAAAAGCCGTCCGGACTTGTACCTAACGCCACAAGCGTTACACAAAGTTTTAGGCCCCATCGGACCGGTTCGCCACTGTGGAGTCTTCTGAACCTGACAATGACTACAACGCCGTAGAGTCTGTGTCACGCCTGACCCTAGACCGGCCTCCACCGACGGCTTTCTCTTCAGCTTCTTCGCCGGCGGCTTTTCTACGCTAGAAAACAAGTCGCCGTCGTGGACAGGGTTTGCACCGGGAAGCGACGAAGAACCGTACGACGACGACGGAGAGGAAGACTCTGAAGCCACGTATGACCACACCTTTCCACTTAGCCTCGACCGTTTGCTCCTCGGTTTTCTCTGGACCGGTACCGGAAGAGGAGGTTTAATATTTTGGGCGGCCTGAATAATCACCGGTTCATGCCGGCTCTCCAAAAAAGCTCCGGTTGCCGGCTGAAAACTGGGGTTCGGACAAAACAACGACAATTCCGATGAAGAATCGTCCACAATTCGGGATAACCACTCCAGGTTCTCCATATCATCAACCTGTAAAATGAATTTCCCCCCCAtaaatttactttttctttttacaaaaataaagttatgtaaTTTCGGTTAAAAAATTTTCTATAACGGTTACCGGGAGCAGGAATTGTCCGGTAGAGAGAGAGCCGAAATCCTCGGTGCCGGAAAAAGTTTGGGAGTTGTAATTCCGGTGATGCGGAGACACCAAAGAGAAACCGCTCTGCCGTCCCTCAACTTCCTCGGAGTCTAAACACGACCGACTATCGCTGAAATCTTTATCGGAAAAGTCCAACAGGTCGTCGACGGAAAAATCATCGCAACCAACGTTGTTAAGGCCGGTTAAACACCAGACGTCGTCGAAAAACCCTTGCTGGTTGGATTTCATGGCTATCTTCTTGAGAGCACTCGACTTAAACGCTCTAGCTTCAATGCACTCCATTTATacctcaaaaaattaatttctaagAACTCAAGACTAACTGTTTCGCCTGTGATAAAAAGAGGGTATTTAAACTAAGTGAAAACGTATAAATAAATACCTAaatattgaagaagaagaagaaacgaggaagaagaagagcagGAGAGAGAATGCAAGGTAAAGGGAGTTTGGAGAAAAGCTCTGAAATGAGGGCGAAACTGGTGGGTGAGttattgtttttccttttttccccTTTATCTACTTTCTCTCTTCAATTCgcatacttttattattatcattattattattattaagtattaaataattatcaaataaaaaatccattgagtaataaatattatgaatcaatacatatttcattaaatatttaattttgtatttccTTTCTAATTATGCATGctgagatttttattttttttttggtaaaccTTATGCATGCTGAGATGCTAGTATATCAATCACAATCTTGtcaagttgttttttttttcttcttttaattcATTCTTTAGGTCGCAGTAGGCAGTTATGCATGGTGTCGTAACTTACTGTTGATAGTACTAAGAGCACCATTATCAGTGCATATTTCTTGGATAATGTCAGTGTATGAATTTGACTTTAATCTTGTGAACTGATATAGAAGTTTTTTTGAGATGAAATATATCTTCTACTAATTCATGGATAATGTCAGAAATGGCagattaaagaaagaaaaaaaaaacagcagcTGAAGTGCGCGTTTAGTGCACTTCGcgccccagcgggcgcgtgcagaGTGGCTGCCAGCTGactttaccttttttttttcttttttttttttttgcaaatgtcagattctttttgtttcaattttcttattttctaattttttttaatcacctctcattttctctttcctaatcacacctacaaaaCTCCTCACGAACCGTGAAAAAACTCCACTGATAAAGATGCTCTAAAACTTATTCtgttttttgaattattaaacGTTTGTTGACCGGCCAAATGCTTTGTGGTCGAGCAGCATAGCTATGACTTCTCAAGTGAGAGATTTTAGGTTCGAACTCCAGTGTGGGACATTGACTCTTGTTCTTCacagatattacattataacagagtcaataatactaaaaaaaaataaataaataaaaaataaaaagcctTAGTTGACTAGTCTTGTTGGGTTGGCCTGGTGTGGACCAACTCTCACAACTCTCTACCATTCTGGGGGTTTGACTGGTTGTATTATTACTtgtgaaaagaaaatgaaaaaaaaatccaataaaaGGGTCAAATACGGAAGAGTTGTTGTATAATGACAGCATTGTAAAAGCCGCGTCGAAAGCAGTTGTCATTTGTTAATAAGGCAATATATGGGGTATAGGTTAAGGAATTGCGCCACCGATTGTGTATGTTTCTGAGTTACAATGTACGCGTTACTCCGAGTCATAGTCGTAGGtacttaatttattatattatattgtgcatTGAATGTGAgattttaataactttttttatacataaaaattcataacagAAAAAATTGTAAAGTACGTACAATTGGTACAAAGTATTAGTGTATTATTTGcgttatatattttgattttctcAAAGTCAATACTTGTGTTGAtcaatacattataaattttaaaataattttactatatataattgtattctTTATTTCATgtgttatttataattattgattttacAAACGATTCATTCTTTTCCTCTTTTTGCCGAgtaaatacaaattatataatagtATTTTGTTTTGGAGAACACAAATGCATGCCCTAGCTAGCACTTATCAAACAGTAAAAATgagtgtgtatatattataattgagAAGTGGGGTCATGCAAAGGCTTCTTTCGGCTATGCAATTATTGCTGGGATCATTGTGGTGTGTGGCTTGGAATCATTTCTAGTAAATTGTGatgaattgtgtatttttttaaaaagtatttactccgtattttccaaaaaaaatggtATAACGGCCTAGCGTGAACattctatatttctatatatGTTTATGTTATACGGACCAAGTTAGCACTATATCCCACTCAATATTACCGATCCAACTTGATTTAATTAAGTGGCATgatatattagaaataaaatttatttacggaactataattttttaatcaatggAAGGGTATGTTAAGAGTCCTACATAAAAAATTGtaagaatgaaaatattattattttaaaaagtttttactttatttgtatatattatcgTATGAATCCAATTTCTAAACGCAAGAACAATGGAAATTAAAGCTTGAAAATTAAAAACTGTATGGCGCCCTCCGATTGATTCAAATATCCAGGTCATTTCAAACTGCCAAAATGTATTAGTGTTCCAATCGTTGCTGGACAACAGTCATGACACCATCGCTTTTTTTGACTGAATTTCGAAACTTGTCGCGTTGATTGCGGTTAATGGCTTAATGCTCCCTCCTTTATTATCATTAGAGATTTAAGATATTTTTGTTTTGCATGGACCCTTGATGCTCAAACAGTCATTCTACTTCTTAGTCAGTGCTTTGCTTCTTAATTGGGCCAGCCTAGTACGAATGGGAATTAGTCTGAATATGGTACGAGTTTAAAGGTGTCTCTTACAATTAGGGTCTGCTCAATACATTTTGTGGcctgacaaaaaaaattgtttcttgTACCAATAGTCCCCGAAAGAAATCGTCGAGTATgtgaaacataatttttgtacttaTAGGCCACGAGCTGAATTTAGTTCTTGTCAGCATTTTTTCGATCGAGTTAGTTGCACACAGAACTTAGTGTAATTTATctctatttgtaatttgtgaatacaaatttctcgttactcaaaaaaaaaaaaaaaaaaaaaactatgttgATGATGAATGGTACAACATGCCATTTCAACTATTCTAGACACATCTCATTATAAGCATTATTTGAACTAGACGGCAAGACCATATATTATAGAGCAAGAATTGGTCAACTAACCAATTCATTTATGAATAAAATCTTTGTATTCCATTTGTATCCCATTCAATTTCCTTCCAGACATTTTCCTTTCtccctatacatatatataaatccaaAACCAGAAGTCTTTAACTCTAAGTCAACCCTTTATCAACAGATTTTGTTATTAGATATTTGTTACTAGATGGTTTTAATGCAGTATATTGGAATGCTATTTTATATGAATTAAAACAAGtcaaaaattttaaggatattttgtaaataattttggGGTATGCTTTCGTCTCGGGTGCCTATTCAAATGGCCCATAGGATGTAAAATCTATGAATTACATAAAATATACCTTTGACTTATTTgaacttaatttattattagacTTATAGATTAGCCTTGTCCatgtactaaaaatataataaagtggAGTAtgcattaaaattaaattctaagTTTGATTTATGAATGCAGACTTTTCACTGTCCaaccaattaaattatttgtacTGAAACAATACCACATGGTAAAATAAAGACAAATATGTGTATTGGCAAATaaagctgattgagttagtgggtttgactagttgataatattaggtGCTTGTAGAAAAGTGATTGATACGATGACAttaactctttgtacttcaacaaGTTGAAAACTAATACTtaccaaataaaccaaaattagcTAAACCAAAATTAGCTGAAAGTTACCAATAAGGCCTTAGTCTTTTATATTAACCCGGCCATATCCGAATATGACAGTAGTGCGTGCATGAGGCCGGCAATGAGGGCACTTGTTACTTTGTTAGAGAGGTAGAAGCCGGCGGAACGCCACTTACAAGTATGACCacattaaaataatgaaaaacaaTATATGCATACAAGAAAGCTGAAAGTGATCGAGTTGAAGTGAATAAATGGAAGAAGTCTACACTGGGAACTGGGGATTGGaattatttttatcttattttatttttaaaaaagggtATGCACTTATGAGTTATGAGTTATGATGCAAGCAATGTTACAGTGTATAATTATTGTGATGATTCCGAACTTTaaattcaaattgaattaaaatgagCCATTTCAAGTAAAATTTGTATTGTTATTCTCTTCTACTGTAAGAGgaaattattttagttaaattttaatatgattcTATTTGAAATCGCTCTCAAAGGAGCGTTGCTGCTGACAATATTTTAAACTTAGGATTCAAATATATATGGAAATAAACAAAGACGATAGTAGGGATGGCAGTGGGGCTAAAGACTATAGAATATGGCAATAATCAtgcaatatatattatagtctTACTACTTACTAGCTAGTAGAGATGGCTGGATGGGGCAGCCGGCTGCGTCAGACTCTTCCGCCAATTCATTATCGTCCACAGACTTTTCCAGCCCCATTCTCACGCAACTCCCAATTTGATGAGAATAGGCAAATCGGAGGCCTCCCGAAACCCCAGTGACCTCAATTTTTAGTCCTCAATGCTCTAAAATAAAATGTGTAAGGATTTAATTATAGCTTTTAAAAgattaagggtctaattgacttatTGAGTAAAGTTCAAATATCTATTTACCCTTTCCCTGATAATAACAACCCTAGAATTATTGATATAACATGCATGTAAGCATGTTTATAATTGCTATCTGAAGGTGTCTTCTAGATGAATCAGTTTATATTAGGTTGTTCATGATTGATCGTCTTAAATCAAGAGTGACCCTGATTTCTAGTCCTCAATGCtttaaaataacatgtttaagGGCTTAATTGTAACCAAGTTTAAtgatctaattgactttttgagtaaagttcagatatctatttgaccatttcccTAATAATAACAACTCTAGAATTATTGATATAATAGACATGTTTACCATCGTTATTTGAAGGTGTCTTCTAGATAAATCCGTTTATATTAAGTTGTTTATGACTGATCGTCTTAAATCAAGAAGCCAATCAAGAATATTAATAGTCAGGATCAATAAGAgtcaaatttagaattttataacTATCAAGTGAACAGTTAGAATAATTTGATAAATCGTAGGTTGGCATGTTTATTGGAAGTCATAATTAATAAGCTTCCGGTATAGTGAAGTGTGGGCTACTAAAGTTAGTTTGCATGTCTTTGAAGCGACGCAACTCATGCGCACTGTTTGGGATCTGATGGATCATGAAAGTTGACATATACATATAGACACATCACACATGCATGGTTGGTATTCGACATAATTTAACACCAAACACTCACCTAATGATCAACAAGTCTTGgtaaacatatatacacaaacaaGCCAAAGGTATATAAAAGGCTTTGCTTAGATTAGTACATCTttttgactttttaatttttgcctaacccttattacttattagttaccCCCCTAACCCCTAATATagctagtatttttttttctctcaacaAAATTCTATgttatataattctttatttttatttttatggctataattttttagttttgttaAAGTACACAAAAAATAGTACAGCAATTACTCTTCGCATGTGGCTGATTTTATGACTGACCAAACatgtacattttttattttttttttgaaaactcaaaCTTGCACTTTTGTGTTAGTTTGTTCTATTAAGTGAagatgcatatgtattattttacaattttttaaaattctgaTTGAACAAGCTAGgcactatatataatttttaaaatgaaaaaccTTCACTCATCTTACTATATATTTCTTTCATTAATTTTCTCACAATTACCCTAGTTGTACCTagtattatcattattagtattatcgTTATAATGAACTATACTTGCTGCCATTTATCGTAAAGCTCTTCATTATAGATTGAATTATTTGACATGCATGATATTAATTTCAGAATAATACCAAGCCAAAGCACCAAATGCTCACCTAACATTCTTGACTAGCTCATTACTTATGTGTGGAAGTGAATAGTACCAAATATCTGACCAGAAAAAGGTAAACCGCTTTAAGCTGTCCATAGCTAACcaacatttaatttaaatatacttttttttttacactaatACTTTAGTGTAGATCGGATTACTAGATTATGTTACCTTTCAACTTTCTCTCGTGCTGCCTGAATCATACGTTTTCTTAGTGGTTAAGAAGACGTACGTTGAACAACCAGATGGCAACGATTTTATACgtatttatttatgttaattACATCGTATTGGAATCAGTGTTGTAATGACCCAAATGTAAACCTGGGAAGCTTTGCCAGTAGAATGGTAATAAAATAGTATTGGATGAGAATTGTCAATATGTTGATGGAAATATAAATATCAGTATGTTTTAAATGCCACTATGCCCGTGGGCCGTGGCAAGGGTTTTGGATTGGCAGAAGTTGACTGGTTAAGAAATATTGGCAAATTGCAttctgtatgtatatatatatatataatatatatatattataatctaAACTTCATACATATCCAAAACTCGTTCAGCGTAACAAGCCGCCTCACTTCGAACAATTGCGATTTGTCAGAACCCATAGGGCCCAACTTATATTATCACACTGTAGTATATATTACGACAGTATGTAGCCAACTAGCCAAGTGtaacattttcttatttatggtataataaaaacaacaacagcaacaacaacaataataataatgtcttttatatggtgcaaattaaataatttaatttgactaaTCTTTAGTGGTTGTTCAATAATAGGTAAATTAAGATGATTAGTTACATGCATTAATGGGATGTAGGTATAAAAGTTCTTGAGTTCTCTCACTACTTAGTTGAATGACTTATACATTTATCTAGAGTTGATAGAAATCTACTATATGTTTCAGTTGATTGACTTAATTTTCAGCAACTCGAAAGACTCTTAATCAGCCAAagggtgtaaacgagccgagccgagctcgagctgaTAGAGCTAGAAAATTAAAGCTCGACCTCAGCTCAGTTAAAAAACGAGCCGGCTCGAGTTTGAAGTTGACCGAACTActcgctatatatatatatatatatatatatatccaggCCTGCTGAGTTAAATGGGCTTCTGGCCCATGATGAGGTTGGACGGTACACTTTACCTTTGGGCCTAAACAAGAGGTCTTCCCGGATCACCTTCTTTAAATGGCCTGAAATGTGATTTGGCCCATATATTCGGCCTATTTAAACTTGAACCAATTTACGCTATTAGATATTTCAACTTCAAAAAATCAAAGCTACAAAAGCCGACATTTTGAAATCAGCAGCCATTTACTTATAGACGAGATTACCCCTTCGTCGGAGCCGATCTCTACTGTCTTCGTTCGACGCTAGTCTCCCTCCCCGCAGATACTGGAAGCAACCGGACGTAGTGAATGGATGCAATTAGAAAGCAAGCCACGCGACTCAGGGAACAGGTCGCTCGGCAACAGCAAGTACGATCTCCACTCTCGCttcatatatgcatacatacataattgtattatttttgcTTTGATTGATGTGAAGTTGATGTTTGATTTGGCTCCTCTAATTAGATCATTCATCACCTTCAAATTGTGCGGTGATCCGTgcatctatttgtttgttttttgattTAATTTCTGTTCATCGTGTTTTCTGTTTACTACTTTTTAGGTTCATTGAATACTACGATTAGCTTTGATTTCGATGAATCTGTCTTTCGTGATCTGAATAAGTTCTGTGGTTGACTGGTTGGTAGCTGCTCTGCTTTATAAGTGCTTGCTTGTTGGAGTTGTTGGAGTATTTCTACTCCAGGAACTAAATGCTCATAAAACTTTTGAAGCAAATTAGTTTTAAAACCTCCAGTTGGTAAAAACCATAAAATGGAGGTGGTTTCTAATAGGTTTGGATAATCAATGATGTATTATTgacatttctataattatacaaatatttcCTTGCATTTAAagaatttcaaattatatatacagaTGTGTATTTTATTGTTGCATTGAtcttctcaaattaaaaagagtTTCAATATCAACTGTACTAACAATTTTTTCTATCATAAAAACGAACTTTCAATGTGCATTCAAGGAACTTTTTCAACAAGTTTTGACATGATGTGTAGTTTGATTTTAGTCAGTCTGctatataaaatttgtttatatttatcaACAAATCTATATACTTCTTCTGACATTGCtgttatttgatatatttgttGTCATGCATTGCCTTTTACTTTTGACTGCAGGCTGTTTTCAAACAGTTTGGTGGGGGCTTTGGAGGTTCAGAATATGCTGGAACAGATGAATCTGAACTCCACCAGCATCAGAAACTGGAAAAACTTTACATATCCACTCGTGCTGCCAAGGTTTGTTGTCTTTTGTAGCTCAGGTTCATACGTGTTTATTGCACTGGAATCTAAAGATGATTCCTAGCTTTCATACATTGACaagtttttataattatcagTTAGAGATAGCTCCctatttttgaatatttaaatttagtGTTACCTATATTTAAAGTTTCTTGCAGTTTTCCAGCtttgatatttatattccaTTAAATCTAGTGCAATATTGTTTCCTGCCTAATTGAAATGCTTGTTGTCTTTATGAATTTCAGCATTTCCAAAGGGATATTGTCCGTGGTGTTGAGAATTACATTGTTACAGGGTCCAAACA encodes:
- the LOC116030816 gene encoding GATA transcription factor 5-like is translated as MECIEARAFKSSALKKIAMKSNQQGFFDDVWCLTGLNNVGCDDFSVDDLLDFSDKDFSDSRSCLDSEEVEGRQSGFSLVSPHHRNYNSQTFSGTEDFGSLSTGQFLLPVDDMENLEWLSRIVDDSSSELSLFCPNPSFQPATGAFLESRHEPVIIQAAQNIKPPLPVPVQRKPRSKRSRLSGKVWSYVASESSSPSSSYGSSSLPGANPVHDGDLFSSVEKPPAKKLKRKPSVEAGLGSGVTQTLRRCSHCQVQKTPQWRTGPMGPKTLCNACGVRYKSGRLFPEYRPACSPTFSLEMHSNSHRKVLEMRRKKEDTEVIDAGSITPALVENFQ